A region of the Leptospiraceae bacterium genome:
TTTATATATGTTTATTCTTATGCTTGTATTATTGTGAGAAAATTTAACGGCATTACTTAAAAGATTATCTATTACCTGCTCGATTTTCCCCTTGTCCAGCAATATATAGAATTCATCTCTAAAAAAATTTGACTGTATGACTATATTCTTTTTATTTGCATAATACTCACAAAGAGAAATTCTCTGCTTTATAATAGAAATATAATCGATTCGAACTTTAGTTAGAGTCATCTTACCACTTTCAATTGTAGTAACATCTAATAGATTATTTAATAATTCTAACATACCTGTACTTGTTTCAAATATAAGATTAATCAAGTTTTTGTTCTCTCCGGAAAGTTCCTCGAGTAATATTTTAGTTACTCCATTAATTGAACCTAATGGATTCCGTAAGTCGTGTGCGGCGATGCTTAGTATTCGATTCTTCTGTTCATTAGCTTTATATAATTCTTCATTTTGTTTCAATAGTTTATTCTTGAGAACTAAATGTTCTGTGATATCATAAGAGATCCCTACTAAAGCATTAATTTTTTCATCGGAATATAATGGAATTTTTATTGACCAATAATGTCTGGCAATTCCGTCTCGAGAAATAAAAACTTCTTCACCTTCTTGTTTATCTCCTGATTCAAAAACTTTCAGATCCATATTATTAAAATGCTTCGCTGCTTCTGAAGATAAAAAATTAGAATCTTTTCGACCAATTAACTGTTCCCGGGATAAACCAAAAAGTTCCGCTGTAACCCTGTTCGCATATAAATAGGTGAGTTCCCTATCTTTTACATAAACATATAAAGGAGCATTATCCAAAACAGCATGAATTAGGTCATTCGTTTCTTCTAACTTTTTCTCCATATTTTTCCTTTCGGTAATATCTGTTGAAATTCCGCAAAGTCCGATTACATTTCCTTTCGAATCCAATAAAGGCTCTTTTACTGTCCAATAGACACGTTTTTCTCCACTGGCCTTTATAAAATTAATTTCTTCCCTTTCTATCTTTGTACCTGTATCCAATACAATTTTGTCGTTCGTTTTTAACTCATGAAATTCTTGCAAATCAAAATATTCTTCGTCTGAAGTTCCTATGATCTGAGATAGCGATTTACCAAAAAGCTCACAAACCAGTTTATTTGCATAGGTATAATTTCCCTTTTTATCTTTTGTAAAAATATAAGCACCAACATGATCTAATATGGCACACAAATTATGAATTTGAGTCTCTAATTCATTTATCTTCTCAAGCATTACTCTTAGCCCCCGTCAGATATAAGGATATTTCTTATTTCGGATCATGAAAAAGAATCCTTATGGAATTAATTTATCCAATGGTAAAGGATCTACTCGACATTTCTTTTAAAATTTATTTTTTTTCCATTCATCCCCCTATACTACCATCTATCCCAATAAATTTGAACCTTACGTCAGGATGTGTTAGGCTAAAAGTATGAAGCGGGAGGGGATTTTCTTCCTGCGGAAAAAGTAAACAAACTGAAATAACCGGAGAAAGAAAATGAAAACTTTAAAATTAAAACTTATCACCCTGATGGCCTTTGGACTGTTCTTTGCAAGTTCTATCTCAGCCGGGACTATCTACGTTTTTGTTCATGGCAAATCAAGCAAGAACCATAACGGAACCAGCACTACCGATGTAAACAGCTACTGGGGTTCTTCTGCTAACACAGTAAGCGGAACCAAATACTTTGTAGGCTATGACGGAACCACAGACCCCCGCACATACGGAACAGCAAGAGCTCAAACCAACCTTACAACCGTCATGAACCAGAGATGTAAAGGTGCTGATACCTGCAAAATTATCTGCCACAGTGCCGGCTGCTATGCCACTGAATACTGGTTAGATAAGTTAGGCGGAAGTGCTTCCAGCAAAGGTTACAAGATTTCCGGAGTTACCGCTCTCGCTGCGGCTTCCGGTGGTTCTGAACTGGCCAGTGCTCTGAACGGAGTTACCTTTGGCTATGCCGGTAATGCAATGGATAGAGCTCTGATAGTAAATACTGCCCGTTCTTCCTTCAATCATAACGATACAGCCAGTGTAACAGTTTCTCATGTTCCCGGTTATAAAGGAATGGCCGGAGCTTCTGCTATCCTTCCCGGAGAAGATGATTACGCTGTAGCCTACCACTCCTCCTGTGCATATAATACCGCCGGTGGCTTAAGCAAGTGTCAGAGTTCTTTAACTCAGTATGAAGGAATCTGGCCTTTTGGTTCTAACAAAACTTACAAACAATTTACCGGACATACAAGAGCTCCTTCTGTAGGTTCTGCCGGTCTTTATGAAAACCATGGTGAACTTACTAACGATGGTTGGAGATAAGATAAGCAAAGGATAATAAAGAGAAGAAAAAGGTGAAGTAGAAATACTTCACCTTTTTTATGTACAAAAGCTTTCTATTGAAACATGCATTTGGTTTTAACAAATTTTTCCTTGCGAAAATAAGCAAATCATACTAAAATAGAATGATGAAACGACTCTTCACCTGTCTTTTTCTATTCACTCTCATCAGCTTTCCACTCTTTTCCGGGGATAATCAAAGCACAAAGGAAGAAAAGCCCAATACCTTTACCTATAAACCCTTCGAGACCAATGCGAAGGGCATGGCTATCGTGCCGGCCAAGAAGTTAGGTGTCTGGAACCAGTCGGTTCGGGTGGCACTCGTGGTGGGAGTCAGTGCCTATCCGAGTACCAGCGGGCTATCGAGTCTGAAGTTTGGTGCCGGTGATTCCAAGCAGATGGCCGAGGTTCTCCGTCAGGTGGGGAAATTCGGCGAAGGGAATATTATAGTTCTCAATGATGATTTAGGACAGACCGATGCCTCCCTTAAGCCTACGAAGGAAAATATCCTTCGGGCTTTCAAGACACTCGTAGACAAGAGACCGGAGGTCTTTCTTTTCTACTTTTCCGGTCACGGCTTCGAGATAAACAACGAAAACGTAGTGGCTCCCTTAGATGCTCTCATGGGCAAGGCTTCGGATACTCCTCAGAACGTTTTAAACGTAACAAAAGAAATCATTGAGAAAGCGACCCTGAAAGATGTACGCCAGACTATGGTTTTTTTAGATGCCTGTAGGGAAACTCTTCGAGCCGGCAAGGCCGGTGGGGGGAAGTCTTTCTCAGCTGACTTCTTGCCAAAGAGTGTGAAGGAAGGACAGGGTGTGGGAGTCCTTGTTGGCACCAATCCCGGTGGCTATTCTTATGAAGACCCGGATCTGGGTGGTGGAGTATTTACGCACTTTTTGATTAAGGGTATTTCCGGTGAGGTGCAGAACCGGGGCGGAGAATACGTGACCTTTAATGACCTCAAGACCTACGTGGAAGAGAAGATGAAGTTCTATACCCGGAACACGAAAGACCGTCACGAACAGATTCCTTACTTCAAGGGAGATTTGACGGGGGATTTTCTGATTGCTGTGGGAAGACCCGATAAAACTTTCCGGGTAGTATCGAGAAAGTTTCGGAATTCGGTGGGTCTTGCCATTGATGCCAAGGTTTTACTCGATGGCCAAAACCGTATGCAGAGACTTTCTTTTCACAGTATCACCGAGGGAGGCGAGATTCTACCCAATAACCTCGATGGCATCTCCTATATGATTTACGAACACAGCAAAGATACATTTGTCTCGAAGCAGTTCAATGCGGAAGGTGAATTAGAGTTTGTGCATGGAGTGAAGAAGACCGAAAAAGGCTGGGAAATCAAACGTGTGTATCAGGCCGATGAATCCGGTCTGATTCGAAATGCGGTTTTTTCTGAAGATAAAGATAAGCAGAGTGGCATCCTTTACCAGAGATTGGAGTTTGACTTTAACGGTAACCCCATCCTGAACGAGTACCAGGGAAAATTTATCAAATCTCCCGATGGAGTTTTTATTCCGGGACCCTTAGAAGATAAGGAAGGCATTTCCCGCATCGTGCAAAACTTTGATTTATTATCAAATAAGACCTTAGAGGAATACTATAATGCTTCGCGAGAACTAAAGCCCAATAAATTTGGAATCGCCCGCTCAGTCTATGCCTATGATTCCTACGGCAACCCCCTACTCGTTTCCTATTTGAATGAGAAATCAAGAAGGGCTGAAAATGAATATGGAATTTCTAATATTTCGTATGTATATGATTATACTATAAACTCTATGGGTATACTCCTACAAAAAGAAAGCTTTGATAAGTCAGAGAAACTAAAGTCCGGAAAAGAAGGGATCTCCAGATTCGTATACAAGTATAATAAGGCCTGTCTGGAAAAGGAACGAAAACAGAGGGGAGGTTTTGATACTCATTACAAGGAATGGGGATTGGACAGAAAAGATGTAGGACTTCGTGGAAAAAGAGAGTGTCTCGAATCGGAGGAATATTTTGAAACAGAAGACAAAAGAAGAGCGAGAGATAAAAGAATCGCCAGCCGTAAATATAGTTATAACCAGGAAGGCTACCTTATCGGGGAAGCCTATGAATCGGTGCTTTCTGAGCCAACACCGGTTCAACAGGGTATCAGTCAGGTAAAATATACCTACAACGAAAACTGCCTTCTTCTTACGAAACCTACAGATAAATGTAGCTTCTTAGATACTCCCTGTATGGAAAAGGAAAGAAAAGAAGATACTACCTGTATTCAAAAGATAGAATATTTCGGAGAACTGAAAGATGCTCCCGCTTCCGACCAGTACGGAGTCGCTGTTTATGAATATGAGTATGATAAGAATTGCTTACTAAAGGAAAAAAAGCAGAGTTGGAAAAATAACGAAACTTTAACTTCCTGTCGCAAACTGACAAAAGCCCTCTCTGCCGGTGGCAAAGAAACCACTCCTACTATCGAACCCTATACCTATACCCAATACGATGAGAGGGGAGATGTAACTCTCAAAGAGTATTACGATAAAGACGGAAAACTAAAAGAGGATGAAAATGGCATCGCACGCTATGTTTTCCGGTACGATGAGAGGGGAAACTTAACTCTCATCGAGTATTACGATAAAAATGGAAAGCTCAAAGAGGATTGGCGAGGCA
Encoded here:
- a CDS encoding caspase family protein encodes the protein MKRLFTCLFLFTLISFPLFSGDNQSTKEEKPNTFTYKPFETNAKGMAIVPAKKLGVWNQSVRVALVVGVSAYPSTSGLSSLKFGAGDSKQMAEVLRQVGKFGEGNIIVLNDDLGQTDASLKPTKENILRAFKTLVDKRPEVFLFYFSGHGFEINNENVVAPLDALMGKASDTPQNVLNVTKEIIEKATLKDVRQTMVFLDACRETLRAGKAGGGKSFSADFLPKSVKEGQGVGVLVGTNPGGYSYEDPDLGGGVFTHFLIKGISGEVQNRGGEYVTFNDLKTYVEEKMKFYTRNTKDRHEQIPYFKGDLTGDFLIAVGRPDKTFRVVSRKFRNSVGLAIDAKVLLDGQNRMQRLSFHSITEGGEILPNNLDGISYMIYEHSKDTFVSKQFNAEGELEFVHGVKKTEKGWEIKRVYQADESGLIRNAVFSEDKDKQSGILYQRLEFDFNGNPILNEYQGKFIKSPDGVFIPGPLEDKEGISRIVQNFDLLSNKTLEEYYNASRELKPNKFGIARSVYAYDSYGNPLLVSYLNEKSRRAENEYGISNISYVYDYTINSMGILLQKESFDKSEKLKSGKEGISRFVYKYNKACLEKERKQRGGFDTHYKEWGLDRKDVGLRGKRECLESEEYFETEDKRRARDKRIASRKYSYNQEGYLIGEAYESVLSEPTPVQQGISQVKYTYNENCLLLTKPTDKCSFLDTPCMEKERKEDTTCIQKIEYFGELKDAPASDQYGVAVYEYEYDKNCLLKEKKQSWKNNETLTSCRKLTKALSAGGKETTPTIEPYTYTQYDERGDVTLKEYYDKDGKLKEDENGIARYVFRYDERGNLTLIEYYDKNGKLKEDWRGIARFFYRYNERGKQTLTEYYDKDGKLKEDGDGTASSVYQYDERGNNTLTEYYDKGGKLKGDSFGIARYVYRYDERGNRTLEEYYDKEGKLKEDNDGIARYVYRYDERGNRTLEESYDKDGKLKEKYGIARFVYRYNERGNKTLTEYYDKDGKLKEDGDGIARFVYRYEEKGNKTLEEYYDKDGKLKEDRDGIARKVYRYNEKGNLTLTEYYDKEGKLKEDSSGIARKVYRYDEKGNKTLEEYYDKEGKLKEDSEGIARKVYGYNERRYTTLEENYDKDGNLKENEDGIAGYVYRHDERGSLTLIEYYDKERKLKEDKYSGIARKVYKYDEKGNKTLEENYGKEGKLKGEHRYGIARKIFQYDEKEIFELCFNEEEIEVSQNGRNIDKPGRFWFSPEQNYVFQENLEKAFEERWVSRPESKHRTEEAQAEGNSEDSKQSPPKKDKDMVKEKIEYYVVTGGEHHIYFDYEWQGKKRKVDVVTDKFYRPVKLVFRD
- a CDS encoding PAS domain-containing sensor histidine kinase; this translates as MLEKINELETQIHNLCAILDHVGAYIFTKDKKGNYTYANKLVCELFGKSLSQIIGTSDEEYFDLQEFHELKTNDKIVLDTGTKIEREEINFIKASGEKRVYWTVKEPLLDSKGNVIGLCGISTDITERKNMEKKLEETNDLIHAVLDNAPLYVYVKDRELTYLYANRVTAELFGLSREQLIGRKDSNFLSSEAAKHFNNMDLKVFESGDKQEGEEVFISRDGIARHYWSIKIPLYSDEKINALVGISYDITEHLVLKNKLLKQNEELYKANEQKNRILSIAAHDLRNPLGSINGVTKILLEELSGENKNLINLIFETSTGMLELLNNLLDVTTIESGKMTLTKVRIDYISIIKQRISLCEYYANKKNIVIQSNFFRDEFYILLDKGKIEQVIDNLLSNAVKFSHNNTSIRINIYKENNLLLTEIIDEGQGIPEKDLSKIFHYFNKSSVLPTGNESSHGLGLAIVKSIIEGHEGKVFIESKVNQGTKFRFTLPCPI